In one window of Bradyrhizobium diazoefficiens DNA:
- the asnB gene encoding asparagine synthase (glutamine-hydrolyzing) → MCGIAGLVDRSGLAAPELLSAMLDQIYHRGPDGEGSFVCPEQSFAVGMRRLSIVDLQSGDQPIWNETYDVGIVFNGEIYNYKELTCRLEERGHVFRTRSDTEVLVHLYEEYGRYMVQHLRGMFAFCVFDLRSRTLFLARDHFGQKPLYYTKQEGKFAFASEISALRAVPWVDFTIDHEAFLDYTCWLSLPPPRTHYRKILKLSPGCWAQLSLDSCELKISRYWQFGQGLAVDLLDERAAISQLDTVLGQSISMHLRADVPVGVLLSSGLDSFAILNYAQEIVRGSISTFSVGFDSSDSELNGAALVAGQSKSQHHALKLNERQFADNLDRVLRHLGEPIGDPACFAVLLLCELARNHVKVLLSGEGSDELFAGYEGRYLGAMSTLDRSETLRVLARVLPSASSPWESSRWQRLLARVHSSSGQEFVNLRSEGFPGDVRQPRGHSKDQRSMLFSRSAEISEQMFRHYPDRLSSLLAFDMEWQLPESLLQKADKMSMGASVELRAPFLDVEVAGIAARIPSELKLPRSGPGKRVLRHLLKQRFPDRYVPQVKKGFPIPLREWMTGPLREQVEDELFSSRSAVLDHLDSKLLRKAWHDLLNGWGGVGVFYSLWLYEKWIKEQQRRASADAPKSAVATAR, encoded by the coding sequence ATGTGTGGAATCGCCGGACTAGTCGATAGGTCGGGTTTGGCCGCGCCTGAATTGCTGAGCGCGATGCTGGATCAGATCTATCATCGCGGGCCGGACGGTGAGGGCTCTTTCGTATGTCCCGAGCAGTCCTTTGCAGTTGGCATGCGCAGATTGTCGATCGTCGATCTTCAGAGTGGGGATCAGCCGATCTGGAACGAGACCTATGACGTTGGAATAGTCTTCAATGGGGAGATCTACAATTACAAGGAATTGACCTGCCGCCTGGAGGAGCGCGGCCACGTCTTTCGCACCCGCTCGGACACCGAGGTGCTCGTCCATCTATATGAGGAGTATGGACGGTACATGGTGCAGCACCTGCGCGGCATGTTCGCGTTCTGCGTCTTTGATCTCAGAAGCAGAACCCTCTTTCTTGCGAGGGATCATTTTGGCCAAAAGCCGCTCTACTATACGAAGCAGGAGGGAAAATTCGCGTTTGCTAGCGAGATAAGCGCGTTGCGTGCGGTTCCTTGGGTTGACTTCACAATCGATCACGAGGCTTTCCTAGACTATACATGCTGGTTGTCCCTGCCTCCGCCAAGGACTCACTACCGCAAGATCCTGAAACTATCGCCTGGATGCTGGGCGCAGCTTTCGCTGGATAGCTGCGAGCTGAAGATCTCGCGCTACTGGCAATTCGGGCAAGGATTAGCGGTTGATTTGCTGGACGAGCGCGCCGCCATCTCGCAGCTGGACACGGTGCTTGGCCAAAGCATTTCGATGCATCTGCGCGCAGATGTTCCCGTTGGCGTCCTGCTGAGCAGCGGCTTGGACAGCTTCGCGATCCTCAACTACGCACAGGAGATCGTCCGAGGAAGCATCAGCACCTTTTCGGTGGGATTTGACAGCAGCGATAGCGAGTTGAACGGTGCGGCACTGGTTGCCGGGCAGTCGAAGTCCCAGCACCATGCATTGAAGTTGAACGAGCGGCAATTTGCCGACAATTTGGATAGGGTGCTGCGCCATCTCGGCGAGCCGATCGGCGACCCCGCGTGCTTTGCTGTTTTGCTTCTTTGCGAGCTTGCCCGCAATCATGTCAAGGTTTTGTTGTCCGGCGAGGGGAGTGACGAACTCTTTGCAGGGTATGAAGGCCGATATCTTGGAGCGATGTCGACCCTAGATCGTTCTGAGACACTGCGGGTGCTTGCGCGCGTCCTGCCCAGCGCCAGCTCGCCTTGGGAGAGCTCGCGCTGGCAGAGGCTTTTGGCACGAGTGCATTCGAGCAGCGGCCAGGAATTCGTCAATCTGCGCTCAGAAGGCTTCCCGGGTGATGTTCGACAGCCGCGGGGGCACAGCAAAGATCAGCGCAGCATGCTGTTCAGCCGCTCGGCTGAAATATCTGAGCAGATGTTCCGTCATTATCCGGATCGTCTCAGTAGCCTTCTCGCATTCGACATGGAATGGCAGTTGCCGGAGTCGTTACTCCAAAAGGCCGATAAGATGAGCATGGGCGCGAGCGTCGAGTTGCGTGCCCCTTTTCTCGACGTCGAAGTCGCGGGAATTGCGGCGCGGATTCCTTCCGAATTGAAATTGCCGCGTTCCGGGCCGGGTAAGAGAGTATTGAGACATTTGCTGAAGCAGAGATTTCCGGACCGGTATGTTCCGCAGGTCAAAAAGGGCTTTCCCATTCCGCTGCGGGAATGGATGACTGGACCGCTTCGCGAACAAGTGGAGGACGAGCTCTTTTCCTCTCGTTCGGCTGTGTTGGACCACCTCGATTCAAAGCTGCTCCGGAAAGCTTGGCACGACCTCCTGAATGGATGGGGAGGGGTAGGGGTATTTTACTCGTTGTGGCTCTACGAGAAATGGATCAAGGAGCAGCAACGGAGAGCCTCGGCTGATGCGCCAAAGAGTGCAGTCGCGACGGCGAGGTGA
- a CDS encoding sugar transferase, which translates to MIIPSPSSRSRNKIIVSSWDLVWATASPPLALFVRDGSAPFHGDWAVAVYYCLFASAFALLSFFALRIQDGLLRNFSVQEFLSILEAVLFTELMTCGVLFSLTRMDGIPRSMPLIHAALLGAGLIGGRLFFRVVLPDSAHEHQTKRERVIVIGASRFAFHFIQMLRAYAPPSHPVIAVLDQNPKMVGRAVADVQVMGAPHELDAIITEFAIHGIHVDRVVVAGEGSQLGEATSQEIERVCLERQIQLQYLPRLVGITQWKEPELVSASEQAAQHPLSAYFWLKRWIDVLGALALVVILSPVALVAGILVLLDVGSPILFWQERLGWKGRPFLIYKFRTLHAPFDADGERVETSREPSVIGRFLRATRLDELPQLLNVLLGDMSLVGPRPLLPEDQPGNLADRLSVRPGLTGWAQVNGGKLVSKEEKEAFDTWYVRNASLRVDIYIALLTLKIVMTNQYAGREAKADTEQVRQKGVDILTAAQRKIAS; encoded by the coding sequence ATGATCATTCCCTCCCCGAGTTCGAGATCGCGCAACAAGATCATCGTTTCCTCTTGGGACCTGGTGTGGGCGACTGCCTCACCACCCCTTGCCCTGTTTGTTCGGGACGGATCGGCGCCATTCCACGGCGACTGGGCGGTAGCCGTCTATTACTGTCTGTTCGCCTCTGCTTTTGCGCTGCTTAGCTTCTTCGCTCTCCGGATTCAGGACGGGCTGCTTCGCAATTTTTCCGTACAGGAATTCCTGTCCATCCTTGAGGCGGTGCTGTTTACGGAACTGATGACTTGCGGCGTCCTGTTCTCGCTGACGCGCATGGACGGCATTCCGCGCTCGATGCCTCTGATTCATGCCGCGTTGCTGGGTGCAGGGCTCATCGGTGGCCGGCTCTTCTTTCGCGTCGTATTGCCAGACAGCGCACATGAACACCAAACCAAGCGAGAGCGCGTCATCGTCATCGGCGCGTCCCGCTTCGCTTTCCACTTTATCCAAATGCTGCGCGCCTATGCACCGCCCAGCCATCCTGTCATCGCCGTGCTGGATCAGAATCCCAAGATGGTGGGACGTGCAGTGGCAGACGTCCAGGTCATGGGGGCGCCGCACGAACTCGACGCGATCATTACGGAGTTCGCAATTCATGGCATCCATGTCGACCGGGTCGTGGTGGCTGGCGAGGGAAGTCAGCTCGGTGAAGCCACCAGCCAGGAGATCGAGCGCGTCTGTCTGGAGCGGCAGATTCAGCTGCAGTATCTGCCTCGCCTGGTCGGCATCACCCAATGGAAAGAGCCAGAGCTCGTAAGCGCCAGCGAGCAGGCCGCGCAACATCCGCTCTCCGCCTATTTTTGGTTGAAGCGATGGATCGACGTGCTGGGCGCGCTCGCACTCGTGGTTATTCTATCACCGGTCGCTCTGGTGGCGGGTATTTTGGTCCTCCTAGACGTGGGCTCTCCAATTCTGTTCTGGCAGGAGCGACTTGGCTGGAAGGGCCGCCCGTTCCTGATCTACAAGTTCAGGACATTGCACGCTCCCTTTGATGCTGATGGGGAGCGCGTTGAGACGAGCCGCGAGCCATCGGTTATCGGGCGCTTCCTGCGCGCCACGCGGCTCGACGAGCTGCCGCAATTGTTGAATGTGCTGCTCGGAGACATGTCCTTGGTCGGTCCGCGGCCTCTGCTGCCGGAGGATCAGCCTGGGAATCTCGCCGATCGTCTTTCGGTTCGCCCCGGACTGACCGGCTGGGCGCAAGTCAATGGCGGCAAACTCGTCAGCAAGGAGGAAAAAGAAGCGTTCGACACCTGGTACGTGCGCAACGCAAGCCTCCGCGTTGACATCTACATCGCGCTGCTCACCCTGAAAATCGTCATGACCAACCAATATGCCGGGCGGGAGGCAAAGGCCGACACCGAGCAGGTTCGCCAGAAAGGCGTCGACATTCTGACCGCAGCTCAACGGAAGATCGCGTCCTAA
- a CDS encoding UDP-glucuronic acid decarboxylase family protein, with the protein MKPRILVTGGAGFIGSHLCNRLLERGHEVLCVDNFYTGSKHNIIPLLDNPRFELMRHDICFPLYVEVDDIYNLACPASPIHYQFDPVQTTKVSVNGAINMLGLAKRVKAKILQASTSEVYGDPTVHPQPEEYWGNVNPIGIRSCYDEGKRCAETLFFDYRRQHNLRIKVARIFNTYGPGMHPNDGRVVSNFIVQALQGQDITIYGEGDQTRSFCYVDDLVDGLMKLMNSPDDITGPINLGNPVEFSILELAKIVIELTNSRSRIDKRPLPQDDPKQRKPNIAKAKEILHWEPRIQLREGIRKTINYFDDLLKKTA; encoded by the coding sequence ATGAAGCCCCGTATTCTCGTGACCGGCGGAGCCGGGTTCATTGGCTCGCACCTCTGCAACCGCCTGCTCGAGCGCGGTCACGAAGTGCTGTGCGTCGACAATTTCTATACCGGGTCGAAGCACAACATCATTCCCTTGCTCGACAATCCGCGGTTCGAGCTGATGCGGCATGACATCTGCTTCCCGCTCTACGTCGAGGTGGACGACATTTACAATCTGGCCTGCCCGGCCTCGCCCATTCACTATCAGTTCGATCCGGTGCAGACGACCAAGGTGAGCGTCAACGGCGCCATCAACATGCTCGGGCTCGCCAAGCGAGTGAAGGCAAAGATCCTTCAGGCCTCGACCTCCGAAGTCTATGGTGATCCGACCGTGCATCCTCAGCCCGAGGAATATTGGGGCAACGTCAACCCGATCGGCATCCGGTCCTGTTATGACGAAGGCAAGCGCTGCGCCGAGACCCTGTTCTTCGATTATCGCCGGCAACACAATCTGCGGATCAAGGTCGCCCGTATCTTCAACACCTACGGGCCCGGAATGCATCCGAACGATGGTCGCGTGGTCTCCAATTTCATCGTTCAGGCCCTGCAAGGCCAGGACATCACCATTTACGGCGAAGGCGATCAGACGAGATCGTTCTGCTATGTCGACGACCTCGTCGACGGCCTGATGAAATTGATGAACAGCCCAGACGACATCACCGGCCCGATTAATCTCGGCAACCCCGTCGAGTTCAGCATTCTCGAGCTCGCGAAAATCGTCATCGAGCTGACCAATTCCCGATCGAGGATCGACAAGCGCCCGCTTCCGCAGGACGACCCGAAGCAGCGCAAGCCGAATATTGCGAAGGCGAAGGAGATCCTGCACTGGGAGCCGCGCATTCAGCTCCGCGAGGGCATTCGCAAGACAATCAATTATTTCGACGACCTGCTCAAAAAGACGGCTTAA